In the Gemmatimonadetes bacterium T265 genome, GAGAACGCCCGCGACCTGGACGGCCCCGCCACGCGGCTCGCCTCCGGCGACGTCCTGGATCTCATCCCGAGCATCGCGGGCGGTTGACCCGCCGCCCGCGCCGCGCGCCCGTCCCGCGCGCCCGCACCTTCCACCCCGTCCACCGCGAGTGAACCCCATGCCACGCAACCGCCTTTACGTCGCCGCCGCGATCGCGCTCTTCGGCCTCGTCTTCTGCTTCAGCCGCTGGCCGGCCGTGTCCGCCCTCCAGATCGTCATCCCGTTCGTGTTCGGCCTCGCGGCCGGCGTGATGTACGGCCGCGGCCGCCCGCGCCCGGCCGGTCTTGCCTAACCGCCCCGCTGCGCCGCGCCGCGTCGCCCTGCTCGACCCGGTGGGCGACGCGGGCATCGGCGGCTACACGCACGAGCTGGCGCAGGCCCTCGCCGGGGCCGGGGTCGACGCGTGCGTGTACTCCACCCCCGCCGCGTTCGCGCGCGCGCTGCCGCGGGCGTACCCGCTCGTGCCCGCGTTCGGCGAGCGGCCGCTCGACGCCCCCGCGCTCGCGCGGGCGCGGGCCGTCACGTTAGGCAGCGCCCCCGCGCCGCCCGCCCCCGCCGGCCCGCCCGCCCCGGGGTCCCTCGACGCGTACTGCGCGGCGCTGCGCGCCCGCGGCTGGGGCGGCCCGCGGCGGCGCGCCGCCGGCGCGCCGCGTCCCGCCGCGCGGCACGCGACCGGGCCGGCGCGCCTGCGCGCGGCGGACGCGCCCGCCGCGTCCCCGCACGCGACAGCCCTCGTCGACCACCTGTGCGACGCCGGGTTCGACGCGGTCTGGACGCAGTGGCCCGTCCTCGACCCGTACCCCGGCGACACGCGCCGGGCGTGCGCCCGGCGCGGCGTCCGCGTCGTGCACACGGTGCACAACGTCCTCCCCCACGAGCGCGCGCCCGACGACGCCGACCACCACGCGCGCGCGTACGCGGACGCCGACGTCCTCGTCGTCCACAGCCGGCAGGCCGCGGCGGCGCTGGAGGCGGCGTTCCCGACGGCCCGCGGCCGGACGGTCGTGGCCCGGCACGGCACGTATTCGATCTACCCGCGCGTCCCCGGCGCGCGCGCGCACCTGCGGGCGCACCTCGACCTGCCCCCGGACGCCACGATCGTCCTCTTCTTCGGCGGGGTGCGTCCCTACAAGAACCTGGACGCCGTCACGGAGGCGCTCGCCGCGCCGGGCTGCGACGACCTCGTGCTCGTCGTCGCCGGGTGGGAGTGGGGCGGCGACGGCGGCTCACCGGACGACCGGCTCGCGCGGACCCGCCGGCGCGTCGCCGCCGCCGGCCTCGACCCGCGCGTGCGCCTGCTCCCCGGTCCGTTCGGCGTCCAGCAGACGGCCGAGCTGTTCGAGGCGGCCGACATCGTCGCGCTCCCATACCTCGAGAGTTCGGGGAGCGGGGTGCTCTGCCTCGCCATGACGTTCGGCCGCCACGTGCTCTGCACCGCGACGGGCGGCATGGCCGAGTACGTGGCCGACTACCCGCGGGCGACGCTGCTCGAACGGGGGACGCCGGCGGCGGTGGGGGCGGGGCTCCGCGCCGCCGCGGTCGCGGTCGGCGCCGACCGCGGCGACGGCGCGGCGTGTCCGACGCCGCACCTGGCGTGGCCGCACATCGTGCGCGGGCTGCTCCCGGCGCTCGCCACACCCGCTGTTAGGCACCTAGGCGACTGACGACGCGCGCCGCCGTCGCCGCCGCACTCTCGCCCGCGGGCACCACCGGCACGCCGCGGCGCTCCGCCTCGTCCCGCAGCCAGCAGCCGTACAGCCAGCTCCGCCGCACCTCGCGCGACTGCTGAGCCGCCGTGAGCCACTGGAACCCGCGCCCGCGCGCCAGGTAGCGCGCGCGCAGGCACGTCTCGTCCGGCTCCCACAGGTACACCGCGCGGACGCGCCGGCCCACGGGCACGCCGTCGAAGACGCGCTGGGCGGCGAGCGCCGGGACGAGCGTGTCGCCTTCCAACACCATCGACGCGCGCGTGGCCGCGTGCAACGCGATCACCACCTCGAGTGCCGCGGACATGCAGCGCGCCACCTCGATCCAGCGCGCACAGAGGGCCTCGGCGCTCAGCGCGTCGGGCGCGTCGGCCGCGCAGTCGGCGTGCAACGCCGGATGCGTTTCGGCCGTGGTCGCCCGCGCGAGGAGCAGGCGGTGGCCGTCCACCTGGGACCACGCCACGCCGAAGCGCTGCGCCAGCTCCCGGGCGACCGTCGACTTCCCGACGCCGGAGCTGCCGCCGAGCAGCAGCACCTCCCAGGGCCGCGCCGCCGACGGCGCGGCCGCGGGGCCGTCAGTGCGCGCTGGCCTCGGCATGCGACGCGAGACACGGGCGGCGGGTTGGTAGACCGCGCCCTCTATCGACTAGAGCCGTGGATCGGCCGACGCGCGGCACGCCCCGCGATGCGATACGTAACGGATTGCGATGTAATGACTTATGGACGTCGTCTGCGGGCACCTCGCTTGCCCAGTGCGGCTTTCGTGCCTCGTGGCGAGACCCGTCACGTCAATGGTCCTCCGTACGGTGGTCCTCCGTACGGTGCGTGCTTCACTTCAGGAGATCGCATGTTCCCCACCGCATCGACTTGCCTCCGTGGTCCCGGTCGCGCCGAGGGGTGGGACGGCGCGCCCAGCGCCGACTTCTCGCCCGACGAGATCGCCCGCTACAGCCGGCACTTGATCTTGCCCGAGGTCGGGTTCGACGGCCAGGCGCGCCTGAAGGCCGCACGCGTGTTGCTCGTCGGCGCCGGCGGGCTCGGGTCGCCTCTCGCGCTCTATCTCGCGGCGGCCGGGGTCGGCACGATCGGCGTCGTCGACTTCGACATCGTCGAGGCGTCCAACCTGCACCGCCAGGTGCTCCACGGGACGCGCGACCTCGGGCGCCCGAAGCTCGAGTCGGCGCGCGAGCGCATCGCCGACGTGAACCCGCACGTGCGCGTCGAGGGGCACCCGGTCCGACTCGACGCCGGCAACGCCCTCGACATCGTGCGCGCGTACGACGTGGTCGTCGACGGGACGGACAACTTCCCGACGCGCTACCTGGTCAACGACGCGTGCGTGCTCGCGGGACGGCCTAACGTTTACGGCTCGGTCTACCGCTTCGAAGGGCAGCTCTCGGTGTTCGGGACGCGCGGCGGCCCGTGTTACCGCTGCCTGTTCCGCGAGCCGCCGCCGCAGGGGCTGGTCCCGAGTTGCGCCGAGGGCGGCGTGCTGGGCGTGCTGCCGGGGGTCATCGGCTCGATGCAGGCCCTGGAGACGATCAAGCTGCTCCTCGGCCTCGACGACACGCTGGCCGGACGCCTGCTGCTGTTCGACGCGCTCGGCATGCGGTGGCGCGAGCGCCGCGTTCGCCGCGACCCCGCGTGCCCCGCGTGCGGCGACCACCCCACGATCACCGAGCTGGCGGACGCCGCGGCGTTTTGCGCCGGCGCGCACGGGCCGGCGTCGGACGGCGTCCCGACCATCGCGGCGCGGGAGCTCGCGTCGCGCCTGTCCGCCGGTGAAGGAATCATCCTGCTCGACGTGCGCGATCCCCATGAGTGGCGCGTCGCCAACCTGCACGAGTACGGCGCGCGGCTGGTCCCGCTCGGCGAGTTCGAGGACTCGATCGCGACGATCGACCTCGGGGCGCCGATCGTCGTGCACTGCCGCTCGGGCGCCCGGAGCGCGACCGCAGTGCGGCGGCTGCTCGACGCCGGCGCGACGCGCGTGTGGAACCTCGACGGCGGCATGCTCGCGTGGCGTCGCGACGTCGACCCGTCGAAGCCCGGGTGATGCATGCCCCGGCGTCACCCCGGCAGTGCCATCGCCGCCGGCGCGCGCCACTCGGCGTTCTGCCCTCACCCGCGGCAGCCGCTGCGGCCGCGACCGTCGCCCCTTTCCCTCGGCACGCCCCACGATGAGTCAGTCGTTTGCTGCCTCCCCCGTTCGCGACCCGCGCCTGCAGCAGGTCCTCGACCGCGCCGCGACCGATCCGCACTTCCGTGAGCGGCTCCTGACCGCCCCGCACGAGGCGATCCGCGAGACGTTCGGCGTCGAAATCCCGGTCAGCTTCCGCATCAAGTTCATCGAGCGCGGCGTCGACGTCGACGCGCTTATCGTGCTTCCGGGCATCGCACGCCCCGTCGTTGCTCCAGACGGCGAGCGGGACGACGCGTCGCTCGACGCCGTCGCAGGCGGCGCGTCCGATCCGGATCGGGTGGGGCCCGCCGGAGGCGTCGACCCGGCCGGGTGGACCGGAACCGGCTGGAGCTGATTCGACGCCGCATGGCCGTCCGCGCGGCATTGCGTGACAGGTCAGCCGATTCCCTCGGCTCTGTCACGTTGACGCCGGGAAGGCGTTCATTGGGCGGAGGTGATGCGATCGGGCGTCCCCGTACTCTGCGTCGAGAGGCGGCCCGCAGGCCCGCCACGTCGTGCCAGGTGGCGCTGCGCTCGCGCATGGTCGCGCGGTACGCGGTGGCACCCAGTAGGTGGTGCCGCGGGCGGAACAGGTTGCCCGCCCGGGCGAACGCGTCGAGGAACTGCTGGGCCGAGGCGGCCGAGCGGAATCGGCCCATCACCCGTTCGCGCAGCCGGGTGAGGAGATGCGCCTGCTCAACGCTGCGGGCGTCGTGCCTTTCGGCGAGCGCTGTTTCGGGATATTCGTGGAGCATTCGACTCGAAATGTGTGGAGCCCAGACGTTCTGTTCTGGGTTCCTCTTTCAACCGAAATCCACACCGTGCGCACAACGACGCCAGCCGTCGTCGCCCGCGGGGCGCTCCAGGGTTCGCGCACGGTCGTGTCGGAGCGGAGCGCGTCCAGAGCGCGGCCGCCCGGGCACGCGCGGCGCCTGTGGTCGGACGGCATCGCGGGACGTGCGGCGGCCGCCGATCGTGGCGCGTTCGGCGCTCGCGGTCGTCCCGCTACTTCCGGTAGACGAACACGTCCCCGAAGAAATTGTCAATCAGCGTCAGGGTACTCCCGGCAGTAAACGTCCCCGTCTCGGTGTCCGCGGAAGCATCGAACCGGGCGGTGATCACGGAATCGGTCGCGCTCCACCGTCCCGTCTCGTGCTCCTGCGTCGTGGTGGTCTGCCCGCCGGGCGGCGTATGTCGGAACGTCTGCACGTGGGCGAGCGTCTGATCGGCGGCCAGCGTGAGCGTGTCCGCCACGTACACCGAGATCGTGCTGTCCAGGCCCGTCCCGGTGATCGGCAACCGCGACCCGTTCACGGTCTGGAGGGCGTATACGCCGGGCACCGGGAAGCGCGGGGTGAGCGGGTCGTGACCGCTCGCCCCACACGCGGCCGCGCACAGCACCACCGACGCCGCGGCGACCGCCCGCCGGGCGGGGATCGCGGTCGAGCGCGCCGGCGTGGACCGGCGCGTCGTGGGTCCGTGCGTCCTGTCGGGTTGCCGAGCCGGAGGAGAACCGAGGCGACGCATGGGGGGGGTGGGGTGCGGGCACCGGAGGTCCCCACGGTATCACCGGGACGGCGCGCCGGCAACAACGCCTCGTGGCGGCGGCCTGCGCCGGCCTCGCGCCCGAGCGCCTCGTCCAGGCGCTCGTGACGGAGTACCCGGCCGGCGCCGCCATCGGCTGGCACCGCGACTCGGCCGTCTTCGGCGACGTCGTCGGGATCGCGCGCCTCACTCCGTGCGTCTTCCGCCGCCGGCGGCCCGCGACCGATCCCGGAGCCAGCGCGTGGGAGCGCGTTCCGCTCACGACCGCGCCGCGGTCCGCGTACCTGCTCCGCGGCCCGGCGCGGGCCGAACGGGAGCACAACATCCCCGCCGTGGCCGCGCCCCGCGACTCGGTCACGTTCCGGAGCCCGCGCGCGATCGGGTGACGCCGCCGTCGTAGGACGCGGCGTGGACAACCGTCCGCCGCGCCTAACACCAGGTGCACATGCCTAACATATCGAGAAGGGGGATTCTCGAAACCGGTTGCACCTTCGCGTAGGTTGTCGGCGGCGGGCGCGTTGGCCCGCACGTTCGCCTGGCCCGACCGCTGAGGAGACGAGCCCCGATGTCGACGCCCCTGCTCCCGACCGCCCCGGCGCTGCTCCCGGTCGTGCTGCCCGACGGTGCGGCGCTCCCGGTGTGGTCCATGCCGGCCCCGCACGCCGCGGAGCGCCACCCCGCGCTCGTCTACCTGGCGTCCTTGGCCCCGGGCTCGCGCCGCACCATGCGCCAGAGCCTGGACGTGGTGGCCGCCCTCCTGACCGGCGGCCGCGCCGACCACGCCACCCTGCCCTGGCACCGGCTCCGCTACCAGCACACGACCGCCGTGCGCGCCGCGCTCGCCGAGCAGTACAAGCCCGCGACCGCGAACAAGGTGCTCGCCGCCCTGCGCGGCACGCTCAAGGCCGCGTGGCGCCTCGAGCTCGTCGACGCCGAGAACTACCGCCGCGCGGCCGACGTCGTCGCCGTCCGCGGCACCTCAGCGCCGGCGGGTCGCGAGCTCACCCCGGGCGAGATCCGGGCGCTGCTCGAGACGTGCGCCGCCGACCCGAGCGTGGCCGGGCTGCGCGACGCGGCGGTGCTCGCGCTGCTCTACGGCGCGGGGCTCCGGCGCGCCGAGGCCGTGCGGTTAGGCACCGAGGACCTCGAGGCGGACGGCGCCAACGCCGGGCGGCTCACCGTACGCGGTAAGGGCAACAAGGCGGGGTTCGCCTACGTCCGCGGCGCCGCCCTCCAGGTGCTCCGCGGCTGGCTCGGCGCCCGCGGGCCCGCGCCGGGCGCCCTGCTGCTGCCCGTCTCGCAGCGGGGCGCGATCACGTACACGCGCGCCGACCGCGGCGGCCCCGAGGCGCCCGCCCGGCTGACGGAGCACGCCGTCTACAAGCGACTCCGCACGCGCGCCCTAGAAGCGGGTGTTAGGCCGTTCAGCCCGCACGACTGCCGCCGCACGTTCGCCGGCGACCTCCTGGACGCCGGCGCCGACATCGCCACCGTGCAGCAGCTCCTCCGCCACGCGAGCGTGAACACCACGGCCAAGTACGACCGCCGCGGCGAGCGCGCCAAGCGCGACGCCGCCGACCTCCTCCACTTCCCCCACGTCCGGTTCTGACGAGTCTGGCGCGTCCGCGGTCGCCCGACGGCGGGCGTCCCCGCGCGCCTAACGCGAACCGCCCGGGCCGGCGCGACCGCGCGACGTACGGGGCGCGTCGTTCGACCGGCTCCGGCGGCGGATTCCCGCGGCCTGACAGCGGACCGTCACGTTGGCGCCGCGACGGCTTCACCGAACCCGGTGCATCCCCCAATCCTTGTCGGCGTCGGCACCAGCCCCGTCCGGCGTCATTCGGGCGTGATGACCGGTCCGGACGAAACTCGGGCAGGAGCGCGCCACCCAGCGAGCGGTGCGCCCCGCGAAACCTCAATCGCGGTCGCCCCCCGCCCCTTTGAGGTTCGTAAGAAACCTAAAGTCCGTGAAGCCCAGATGCGTTAGCGTCGCCGGGCAACCGGAGCTGCGAGTCACCTTGGCACCAGCTCGGAGGGCGGGCATGCTAGCGCAACTCGCCGGTCGGGTGTCTCTTACAACCCGCGGCGGCCGAACTTCCATAATACGGATTTTCCATCATCCGCGACTTGGGCCCGCTTTCCCTCAACACCCGTCGTCTGCCATGAGCGATCTTCCGCACGCGCCCGAGGATCTCGAGCTGGCGCGCCCACCGCATCTCACCCCGCGCCCCGTCGATCTGAGCATGCACCCGGTGTTGGCCCGACTCATCGACGAGGTCAGGATCGAGCACCCGGCCGGGCCTCAGGCATACAACCGGACCCATAACCGTCACAACCGCACGCGGTGACGGCACACGCCGGCGGAGACCATGGTCGTCGTTGACACTGTCCTCCTTAAGGTCGCGAGCCGCTGCAACATCAACTGCCGCTATTGCTACGTCTTCAACATGGGGGACACGGGGTGGTCGCGTTCCCCCAAGCTGATGTCCGCGGAGACGTGCCATACGGCGGCGACGGCACTCGGCCGTCTCGCGGTAGCCCAGGGACGCGGATTCAGCGTCGTCCTGCACGGGGGCGAGCCGCTCCTGCTCGGCCTGACGCGCCTACGGTCGCTCATCGCGACATTGCGGGACGCGCTGCCGGCCGGGAGTCCGATCGGCATCCAGACGAATGGCGTGTTGATCGACCGCGACACGCTCGACGCGTGCGCGGAAGCGGGAGTGACGATCGCGGTCAGTCTCGACGGCCCACAGGCGGTGCATGACGCCCATCGGGTCGGCTTCAACGATGCCGGCACGTTCGACGCCGTCATGCGGGGACTCGCGCTACTTCGCGCCCACCCAGCCGGGGGCGCGCTGTTCACCGGCCTGTTGGCGGTCATCGATCCGACGTCGAACCCGCGTGAGGTCTACGGGTTCTTCAAAGCGCTCAACCCCCCCAGCGTTGACTTCATCTACCGAGACGGCAACCACTCGCGTCTGCCCGCCGGTAAGCGCGCCATCGATACGTCGGAATACGGCGAATGGATGGTGGGCCTTCTCGACGCCTACCTCGACGACTCAGAGCCAATCGCAATTCGGGTCCTGGACGACATGATCAGAATGACGCTCGGCGGCACGGGCGCGAGCGACGATACCGGCGTGGACGACTACGGCATCCTCATCATCGATACCGACGGAACCGTCACGAAGAACGACACCCTGAAGAGCGTGTTCGATGGTGCCGACCGCTTCGAGTCGCCCCAGTCGGTGTACACGCACCACTTGCGCGACGTGGTCGGCTCCGACGAGTTCGTGCGATCCCACGCGGCGCAGCGCCCGAGCAGTGCGACGTGTCGCGCGTGTCCGTACCTCGCCACGTGCGGCGGCGGCATGTTGCTGCACCGCTGGCGCAACGATACGGGGTACGACAACCCGTCCGTGTACTGCGCCGACCAGCGCGTACTCCTTACCCACATTCGTCACCGGTTGGCCACCGTCGGGGTCATCTCGTGAGTGCGTCGAACGGGCTTCGCCTGCGACGCGTTGAACACGCGAGCACGCCGTTCCCGTACCTGTTCGCAGGCGAAGCGTTCGGCACGGTGCTCAGCGACGCCATCCTCGGTTGGCTCGAACGCGAGTCGCGGTGGACCTCCGTCAAAGCGTCTTTTTACGAGCAGTACGAGTTCAGCCTCGCCGACGTCGACCCGCCGGCTCCGCTGGCATTCCTCGCGGATCCGGCGCACATGGACGCCGTCCGTGTGCAGATGGAGCAGGCGTTCGACACGGCCCTTGGCGCAAAGGTGGATGCGACGGTGCACAAACTGCTCCCCGGGCAGCGGATCCGGATACACAACGACTTCATCGAAGGTGCGGAAACGCACCGCCTGGTCGTTCAGCTCAACCGCGGATGGCGCGACGAGCAGGGGGGTTTCCTTATGCTCTTCAACAGCCCCGATCCGTCGGACGTGCACCGGGTGTTCAGCCCGTCGCACGACACCGCCGTCGCGTTCGCCATTTCGCCCGACTCGCACCACGCGGTCTCGACGATCCACACGGGCAAGCGGTTCACCCTCGTGTACTCCTTCTACGCCGCGGCCGGTGACTGACCTGGCGGCGCGCGTCCGAGCGGCGCTCCGGGCCGCGGGGACGCCTTTGTGGTTCCCACACCTCACGCAGCCACTCGTCGACCACACGGACGCGCGTCTGCAGCGGGATCTCGGGCTGACCCCCGGCACTTACAGCACCGCCCGGGTGCGCGGCGCCGACGCGGACGCGCCACGTGACCTGGTAGCGCGACTTGCGCCGCCGAAGCGCGAGTCCGACGAGGTCGCCGCCGTAGGCGTCGAACTCTTGCCGGCCGAGACCGAACGCGCGTACGACGATCCGGGATTCCGCTTTCTCAGGCCCGACGAGATCCGCACGGCCGGCGCGCTCGCGAGGGCGATGGACGGGCTCGCGCTATTGGACGCCGTCCCATCGGTCGGTTCAACTGTCCGTCGACTCGTCCGGTCGCTGCACCTGCTGGACACGGGTGACGACGATACCGACGTCAGCTTCAGTGAACCCGAGCTCCCGTTCTCGGTGTTCGTGTCCGTTCCCACCAGCGCGCGGCCGGACGCCGCCATTCGCGTCGCCGAGGGCATCCTGCACGAGGCGATGCACCTCCAACTCACCCTCATCGAATCCGTCGTGCCACTCGTCAACTCGGACGAGGGCCGTTACTTCTCGCCCTGGCGCAACGAGCAGCGTCCGGCGCAAGGGATCCTGCACGCGTTGTACGTGTTTCGCGTGATCGACGCGTTCCTGGAGCAGGTGGCCGCGACGCGCCCTGGCCTGCCCGCAGGCGGTGACTCGGTCGGCGGACGGCGCGCCCTAATTGCCGCACAGGTGCGGGAGGTCGAGTCCTTCCGCGATTCCCGCGATCTCACCGCCGAGGGCGCGGCGCTCGCCGCGCGTCTCCTCGACGCGTCCTCGGCGGGCGCTCAACCGGTTAGAGATGCTCGACTACGAAATCCGTCACCATCGCGCTGAACTCGGCGTCCGGCTGCATCGCGGCGTCGAGGGCCAGGAGCGCGTCCTCGGCCAACGCCTGCACGTCATCGAGGTCCGGGTACGTTCCGCCCAACTGCACCGCATCTAACAGCATTCGCACGTACGCGAGAACCTTCAGGCGTGGCTCACGGAGTGACTCACGCTCGAGACCCATGGCCTCGCACGTCGCCCGCCCGCGTGCTGTCCGGGCTTGGATGGCGTCGTCTACAAACACGAGGTGCGTGCCGGGATCTTCCGAAGCCGGGTCGACCAGCAGCGGGGCCTCGTCCGCGAGGCTGTCGGCGTGCGACCGCGCGCGCGTCGCCGGATCGGCGAGCGGGAAGAGCGTGCCCTTGTACCCGCTGTTGCACTCGATGCAGGCCAGCAGCAGGTTCGTCCACTCGTACGCGAGCCAGTAGTAACCGGGGCGGTCGTCGACCGTTTGCGCGCGAGACTGCCGAACGCCACTCTTCGGGCGGAAGTGTTCTACGTGCAGGGTGCCGCGCGCCGGACATTTCGACTCGCAGTACGCGCACTTCTGGTGGTGGGCATGGTACAGCGCCTCCTTGACCGCGGGGCGGCTGTAGAGCGCGCGAAAGGCGAACGGTTTCGCCCCGGTGCGGTAGCTCTCGGGCGCCGCGTCGTACGCGGCGCAGTCACACGCTGTCTGTCGGCCGCCGGCGGTTGTGAGCGAGGCCGGTGGCACCGCGGGGCGGACGACTCGAATCACGCCGGCGCGAGACGGTGCTTCTGGATGACGGCGGCGGCACGCCGGATCAAC is a window encoding:
- a CDS encoding integrase; this translates as MSTPLLPTAPALLPVVLPDGAALPVWSMPAPHAAERHPALVYLASLAPGSRRTMRQSLDVVAALLTGGRADHATLPWHRLRYQHTTAVRAALAEQYKPATANKVLAALRGTLKAAWRLELVDAENYRRAADVVAVRGTSAPAGRELTPGEIRALLETCAADPSVAGLRDAAVLALLYGAGLRRAEAVRLGTEDLEADGANAGRLTVRGKGNKAGFAYVRGAALQVLRGWLGARGPAPGALLLPVSQRGAITYTRADRGGPEAPARLTEHAVYKRLRTRALEAGVRPFSPHDCRRTFAGDLLDAGADIATVQQLLRHASVNTTAKYDRRGERAKRDAADLLHFPHVRF
- a CDS encoding radical SAM protein, with product MVVVDTVLLKVASRCNINCRYCYVFNMGDTGWSRSPKLMSAETCHTAATALGRLAVAQGRGFSVVLHGGEPLLLGLTRLRSLIATLRDALPAGSPIGIQTNGVLIDRDTLDACAEAGVTIAVSLDGPQAVHDAHRVGFNDAGTFDAVMRGLALLRAHPAGGALFTGLLAVIDPTSNPREVYGFFKALNPPSVDFIYRDGNHSRLPAGKRAIDTSEYGEWMVGLLDAYLDDSEPIAIRVLDDMIRMTLGGTGASDDTGVDDYGILIIDTDGTVTKNDTLKSVFDGADRFESPQSVYTHHLRDVVGSDEFVRSHAAQRPSSATCRACPYLATCGGGMLLHRWRNDTGYDNPSVYCADQRVLLTHIRHRLATVGVIS
- a CDS encoding molybdenum cofactor biosynthesis protein MoeB; amino-acid sequence: MFPTASTCLRGPGRAEGWDGAPSADFSPDEIARYSRHLILPEVGFDGQARLKAARVLLVGAGGLGSPLALYLAAAGVGTIGVVDFDIVEASNLHRQVLHGTRDLGRPKLESARERIADVNPHVRVEGHPVRLDAGNALDIVRAYDVVVDGTDNFPTRYLVNDACVLAGRPNVYGSVYRFEGQLSVFGTRGGPCYRCLFREPPPQGLVPSCAEGGVLGVLPGVIGSMQALETIKLLLGLDDTLAGRLLLFDALGMRWRERRVRRDPACPACGDHPTITELADAAAFCAGAHGPASDGVPTIAARELASRLSAGEGIILLDVRDPHEWRVANLHEYGARLVPLGEFEDSIATIDLGAPIVVHCRSGARSATAVRRLLDAGATRVWNLDGGMLAWRRDVDPSKPG